The Lolium rigidum isolate FL_2022 chromosome 2, APGP_CSIRO_Lrig_0.1, whole genome shotgun sequence genomic interval ATGTTAAGTCTGAACATTCGTTAAGTCTGGCAAGCAATTTATCTGACACGCAACTTTCAACAGTGATGATGGAAATGAAAATCTAATGGAAATATTGCTGCCGTTATCAGATTCAGATCCTTAATCTTTCACCATTTTTCAGATCATTAGGGGCAAATGGAACACAAATAACATCACCTCCGTAGAACTTTACGAGATGAAGCAGAGAATAAAGAAAGAGAAAATGTGCACACAGTACGTCAGGCCATCGCCGCCTTGTTTGTGTCGTGCTCTAGGCCGGTGCGGGGACGGCGGCGCTGCCGTAGCGGCGGACGCGCTCGTCGATCCAGGCGCGCATGTCGGCGAGCACGCGGTCCCGGCTCTCGCCAGGCTCCCCCTGGATGAGAGAGTGATACATCCCTTCGTACAGGATGAGCGACTTGTCCTCGCTCGGCGCGCGCTCGTACAACATCTTGGACCCCTCCGGCGCGGCGACCCCGTCGTCGGTGCCGTGCAGCGCTAGGAACGGCACCGTCACCTCCCCGAAGCTATCCTGGAGCAGTTCCGTGATGCGGGCCAGCTCCCGCATCGTGCCCACCCGCGGCGCGCCGCAATAGCGCCTCGGGTTGGACGCGATGACCTTGAGCTTCTCCGGGTCCCGGATCGCCTTGACCACCATCCTCTTGTCCGGGAGCACGGCCCAGGTGTCGGCGAACCCGAGGAGGAGGCCGTAGAAGAACAGCCGCAGGCGGGACGGGTACATCTTCTCCGGAATGAGGAACAGCGGCCCGGAGAAGATGATCCCCGTCCACCCGGCGTCCGGCGGGGAGCGGAGGTACATGAGCAGGGTAGCGGCGCCGCCCATGGACTCGCCGAGGAGGAAGGCCGGGAGTGGCGCGTAGGCGGTGGCCTTCCGGACGGAGAGGAAGAAGGACAGTGACGCCCTGGCGACGGACTCCATGTCGCCGAGGTAGCCGTGGACGCCGTCGGAGCGGCCGTGGCCGAGGAGGTCGGCGCAGTACACGGCGAACCCCCACTGCGCGTAGCTGATGGCGATGTACTGGAAGAGCCAGGAGGTGTCGGAGCCGTATCCGTGCGTCATGAACACGACGGCCTTCACGTCGCCGTCGTGCGCGGCGGAGAGCGGGTGGAAGGAGTGTGTGAAGAGGCGGCCGCAGGGGGACTGGTAGTAGGACTCGGTGTGGCGCAGCCCCAGCGAGGTGTAGTGCTCGTCAGGCTCCGGGGAGTCGCCCCAGAAGTACTTTGTCGCCAGGGGTGGCGCTCTGGGTGGCGCCATCGCGGCGGTCGAAGACTACGGCGTGTTAGAAAGGATCGAGTTGCGAAAATCGAGATGCGATGAGCGTCTTTATGCTAGCTGCCGGTGAGCCGGGTGACGGTATACGCCGGCCTCCTGTGGGGCGGTTGGGGTCAGAGCCCATGCCCTAGACCGTCGTCGGTGACGATATTGGGCCATGGCGTGTTACCTTCATAATTCAATAATTGGTTGGCGGGGATGGCTTGAACAGTGATCAGCTAGAATAGGTGGGGACGAGGAGCCGGGTTTGGTGCTGAACTGCGACGTGCGGGTGGCTGTCACGACTCAAAATACCACATCACTAGCTAGACTATAAAGACGCGCTTTACCGCGTCTGTCCATCTTAAGAAAAGAATAAGTAAAATGTTTTTAAAAAAAGTGAACATAAATACTTGAACCTAGGGTGTCCGTGAAGAAAGAGTTTAAAGACCTCGAaaatttgctagtatcttttagattttattttgtatCATTAGAGATAACTCgtatatctctaccatgtactatttattactataaatatatgtggtattgattgtcaaaaaatgcATTTTTTCATAAATAATAAAACAGAGAATTATATAAGCTAAAATCCAAATATTAGATCTACAtgctaaaaaaatctgaaaatggcAGGGAAAATTTTGTATCAGTTAAGGAGGCAGCGCTGTTTGTGCCACTATGTGCTAGAATGAAGCCGGGGAAAATGATCAGTAT includes:
- the LOC124689910 gene encoding caffeoylshikimate esterase-like, with product MAPPRAPPLATKYFWGDSPEPDEHYTSLGLRHTESYYQSPCGRLFTHSFHPLSAAHDGDVKAVVFMTHGYGSDTSWLFQYIAISYAQWGFAVYCADLLGHGRSDGVHGYLGDMESVARASLSFFLSVRKATAYAPLPAFLLGESMGGAATLLMYLRSPPDAGWTGIIFSGPLFLIPEKMYPSRLRLFFYGLLLGFADTWAVLPDKRMVVKAIRDPEKLKVIASNPRRYCGAPRVGTMRELARITELLQDSFGEVTVPFLALHGTDDGVAAPEGSKMLYERAPSEDKSLILYEGMYHSLIQGEPGESRDRVLADMRAWIDERVRRYGSAAVPAPA